The proteins below come from a single Kitasatospora sp. NBC_00315 genomic window:
- a CDS encoding fumarylacetoacetate hydrolase family protein, translating to MRLALFNHGRLGIVDGDDLVDVTEQLAGPGPYGPAGPLHRHIEQLAAGTVRLPDLASGLRTPLSGAALEAPLPLPGKIIGAPVNYLDHKAEMEYTTSVADLGVFLKANSSVIGPGENILLPYSDKRTDQEGELGVVIGRTASHVSAEEALQHVFGYTCLLDITVRSDEDRSTRKSFDTFTPIGPWIVTADEIPEPDALDLRCDVGGTTRQRTNTADLIFGVRELIAYTSSVMTLHPGDVIATGTPAGVGPLSHGERVVVDIERIGRLEVGVDGSNAIPYGQRPGRRSAPAPSH from the coding sequence CTCGCCCTCTTCAACCACGGCAGACTCGGCATCGTCGACGGCGACGACCTGGTCGACGTCACCGAACAGCTCGCCGGACCGGGGCCCTACGGACCCGCGGGCCCGCTGCACCGCCACATCGAGCAGTTGGCCGCAGGCACGGTCCGGCTGCCCGACCTCGCCTCCGGTCTGCGCACGCCCCTGTCCGGAGCGGCGCTCGAAGCCCCGCTCCCCCTGCCCGGGAAGATCATCGGAGCGCCCGTCAACTACCTCGACCACAAGGCCGAGATGGAGTACACCACCTCGGTCGCCGACCTCGGCGTCTTCCTCAAGGCCAACTCCTCGGTGATCGGGCCCGGAGAGAACATCCTCCTGCCCTACAGCGACAAGCGGACCGACCAGGAGGGCGAGCTGGGCGTCGTCATCGGACGCACCGCCTCCCACGTCAGCGCCGAGGAGGCCCTTCAGCACGTCTTCGGCTACACCTGCCTCCTGGACATCACCGTCCGCTCCGACGAGGACCGGTCCACCCGCAAGTCCTTCGACACCTTCACCCCCATCGGCCCGTGGATCGTCACCGCCGACGAGATCCCCGAGCCCGACGCCCTGGACCTGCGCTGCGACGTGGGCGGCACGACCCGCCAGCGCACCAACACCGCCGACCTCATCTTCGGCGTCCGCGAACTGATCGCCTACACCAGCTCGGTCATGACCCTGCACCCCGGCGACGTCATCGCCACCGGCACACCGGCCGGCGTCGGTCCGCTCAGCCACGGCGAGCGTGTCGTGGTCGACATCGAACGCATCGGGCGCCTGGAGGTCGGCGTGGACGGGTCCAACGCCATCCCCTACGGACAGCGGCCCGGGCGACGCTCGGCGCCCGCCCCGTCGCACTGA